Proteins from one Diprion similis isolate iyDipSimi1 chromosome 3, iyDipSimi1.1, whole genome shotgun sequence genomic window:
- the LOC124404278 gene encoding pre-mRNA-splicing factor CWC22 homolog isoform X1 has product MSENTTKAKPDKRSSPSINSDDETEHDKRSRRNKRRNDGSDCEDKSDHHSRRKERSDSKYYRSNDSSRNGRDRDRRRHRNDRERTRRSKDDRQAAKDENDRSYRKSHHLNDDGSPRRYWSDQYWNKYPTNKDERIGQRFYGGRHEERNESTKRYYDDKENNEHVASTDKKQSTVENDREKITPAQKRTVDLLTSKTGGAYIPPAKLRMMQAEITDKSGAAYQRISWEALKKSIHGYINKVNTSNIGLITRELLHENIVRGRGLLARSIIQAQAASPTFTPIYAALTAVINSKFPNIGELLLKRLVIQFKRGFRRNDKAQCISSATFVAHLVNQRVAHEILALEILTLLVETPTDDSVEVAIAFLKECGMKLTEVSKKGIEAIFEMLRNILHEGQLDKRVQYMIEVIFQIRKDGFKDHEAVNEELDLVEEDDQFTHLVTLDEATDPQDVLNVFKFDPDYIATEEKYKALSKEILDTDSSGSDGSDGDEEGNSSDEEDSNVTGEAKEDVIVDNTETNLTALRRTIYLTIHSSLDFEECAHKLMKMQLKPGQEIELCHMFLDCCAEMRTYEKFFGLLAGRFCAINKIYVTPFEEIFIDSYDTIHRLDTNKLRNVSKFFAHLLFTDSISWEVLSCIKLNEEDTTSSSRIFIKILFQELSEYMGLSKLNQRVKDVTLQGAFEGLFPRDDPKNTRFAINFFTSIGLGGLTDELREHLKSRPKPAIVPEFVEDKKESSSSSSSSSSSSESSSSSSSSSSSSETASSSESDDHRKKKSAKEKTQKKKMKNKTRVTKKKQEKTSIVKDVWDIETDRNRISSSHETNEGRRHSDKTPKDRSSQSKRSTKQNWHGERYRESDDRTNTHKDKNDRHRRHKD; this is encoded by the exons ATGTCCGAGAACACGACGAAAGCGAAACCTGACAAGAGGTCTTCGCCATCGATAAACAGTGACGATGAAACTGAGCACGATAAACGCTCGAGAAGAAATAAACGTAGGAATGATGGATCAGACTGTGAAGATAAAAGTGATCATCACAGTAGACGAAAGGAGAGAAGTGATTCTAAATACTACAGGAGCAACGACAGTAGCAGAAATGGAAGAGATAGAGACAGAAGGCGACACAGGAATGACAGAGAACGAACTCGTCGAAGTAAAGATGATAGGCAAGCAGCCAAAGATGAGAATGATAGATCGTATCGAAAGAGTCATCACTTGAATGACGATGGTTCACCGCGGAGATATTGGAGCGATCAGTACTGGAACAAGTATCCGACCAATAAAGACGAAAGAATCGGACAGCGTTTCTACGGCGGTCGTCACGAAGAGAGGAATGAATCGACCAAACGTTATTACgacgataaagaaaataacgaGCATGTCGCGTCTACTGATAAGAAACAGTCGACGGTAGAAAATGACCGAGAAAAGATTACACCAGCGCAAAAGCGAACGGTGGATCTTCTGACGTCGAAAACTGGTGGTGCTTACATTCCACCAGCCAAACTCCGCATGATGCAGGCGGAAATCACTGACAAATCGGGAGCTGCGTACCAACGAATATCTTGGGAAGCCTTAAAAAAGTCCATTCATGGGTACATTAATAAAGTCAACACCAGCAACATCGGATTAATCACTAGAGAATTGTTACACGAAAACATTGTCAGAGGTCGAGGCCTGTTGGCGAGATCAATTATTCAGGCTCAAGCCGCCTCCCCTACTTTCACACCAATCTATGCAGCACTGACTGCTGTGATCAATTCAAAA TTCCCTAATATTGGTGAGTTGTTGCTCAAGCGTCTAGTCATACAGTTCAAGCGTGGATTTCGCCGTAACGATAAAGCTCAATGCATTTCATCGGCCACGTTTGTTGCCCATTTGGTAAACCAGCGTGTTGCCCATGAAATCTTAGCTTTGGAAATACTAACTTTACTGGTAGAGACGCCAACTGATGACTCCGTCGAAGTTGCCATCGCATTTTTGAAAGAATGTGGCATGAAACTCACCGAGGTTTCCAAGAAAGGGATTGAGGCAATATTCGAAATGCTTCGCAACATCTTACATGAGGGGCAGCTGGACAAAAGA GTTCAATATATGATAGAAGTTATATTCCAAATTAGAAAAGATGGATTTAAAGATCACGAGGCTGTGAATGAAGAGCTTGACCTCGTTGAAGAGGATGATCAGTTTACTCACCTTGTTACTTTAGATGAAGCAACTGACCCTCAAGATGTACTGA aTGTTTTCAAGTTCGATCCGGACTACATTGCAacggaagaaaaatacaaagcaTTGAGCAAAGAGATTCTTGATACTGACAGTAGCGGTTCAGATGGTTCTGATGGTGATGAAGAAGGCAACTCTTCTGACGAGGAAGATAGTAATGTCACAG GAGAAGCAAAGGAAGATGTTATAGTCGACAACACGGAAACCAATTTAACAGCGTTGCGCAGAACGATTTATTTAACTATTCATTCTTCTCTTGACTTTGAAGAATGTGCGCATAAATTGATGAAGATGCAACTGAAGCCTGGGCAAGAAATTGAACTATGTCACATGTTCCTGGACTGTTGTGCAGAGATGAGGACGTACGAGAAATTCTTTGGTCTCTTAGCTGGG CGATTTTGCGCGATTAACAAAATCTACGTGACGccgtttgaagaaattttcatagaTTCGTATGATACGATACATCGCTTGGATACCAACAAACTACGTAACGTGTCGAAGTTCTTTGCTCATTTGTTGTTCACCGATTCTATTTCTTGGGAGGTTCTAtcttgtataaaattaaatgaagAAGATACTACTAGCTCTAGTCGTatcttcataaaaattttattccaagaaTTATCCGAGTATATGGGACTTTCGAAATTAAATCAGCGTGTGAAAGATGT GACTTTGCAAGGAGCCTTCGAGGGTTTATTTCCACGAGATGATCCAAAGAATACAAGATTtgctatcaattttttcacttccatTGGTCTGGGTGGTCTTAC GGATGAACTACGAGAACACTTGAAATCGCGTCCAAAGCCAGCCATAGTGCCAGAATTTGTCGAAGACAAAAAAGAGTCGTCTAGTTCCAGCAGTTCATCTTCATCTAGTTCCGAATCATCGTCGAgttcatcgtcatcgtcatcctcATCCGAGACCGCAa GTTCTTCTGAATCCGACGACCATCGGAAGAAGAAAtctgcaaaagaaaaaacccaaaaaaagaagatgaaaaacaaaacgcgagtgacgaaaaagaaacaagaaaaaacatCAATCGTGAAAGATGTTTGGGATATAGAAACTGATAGAAACCGTATTAGCAGCTCTCACGAGACAAATGAAGGGCGCAGGCATAGCGATAAGACGCCTAAAGACAGATCGAGTCAATCAAAACGATCAACCAAACAAAATTGGCACGGAGAACGGTATAGAGAAAGTGACGATCGGACAAACACGCACAAGGACAAAAATGATAGGCATAGAAGGCATAAGGATTAG
- the LOC124404283 gene encoding ras-related protein Rab-5B isoform X1, with translation MVVIMVTMASRSTAQRPNGSTQGKICQFKLVLLGESAVGKSSLVLRFVKGQFHEYQESTIGAAFLTQTVCLDDTTVKFEIWDTAGQERYHSLAPMYYRGAQAAIVVYDITNQDTFVRATTWVKELQRQASPNIVIALAGNKSDLGNKRVVEFDEAQTYADENGLLFMETSAKTAMNVNDIFLAIAKKLPKNEQTGNAGTSGQGRRLVEVEGQKTTTSNCCK, from the exons ATGGTCGTCATCATG GTCACTATGGCTAGCCGGAGTACGGCCCAAAGGCCAAACGGTTCCACGCAAGGAAAAATTTGTCAGTTTAAGTTGGTGTTACTTGGAGAATCTGCGGTAGGCAAATCTAGTCTGGTACTGAGGTTTGTTAAGGGTCAGTTCCATGAATATCAAGAAAGTACGATAGGAG CTGCTTTTCTAACACAGACCGTATGTTTGGATGATACGACtgtaaagtttgaaatttgggaCACAGCTGGACAGGAACGCTATCATAGTCTTGCTCCAATGTATTATCGCGGAGCACAGGCAGCTATTGTTGTTTACGATATAACAAATCAG GATACATTCGTACGTGCTACAACGTGGGTGAAGGAACTTCAACGGCAAGCGAGCCCGAATATAGTTATAGCACTCGCAGGTAACAAGTCGGATCTGGGTAACAAAAGAGTCGTCGAGTTCGACGAGGCCCAGACTTACGCAGATGAAAACGGCCTCCTGTTCATGGAGACGTCTGCAAAAACGGCCATGAATGTCAACGATATATTCTTAGCTAtcg ctaAGAAGCTTCCAAAGAATGAACAAACCGGTAATGCAGGCACCAGTGGACAAGGCCGTCGATTAGTTGAAGTAGAAGGACAAAAGACGACCACTAGCAACTGCTGCAAGTGA
- the LOC124404278 gene encoding pre-mRNA-splicing factor CWC22 homolog isoform X2: protein MSENTTKAKPDKRSSPSINSDDETEHDKRSRRNKRRNDGSDCEDKSDHHSRRKERSDSKYYRSNDSSRNGRDRDRRRHRNDRERTRRSKDDRQAAKDENDRSYRKSHHLNDDGSPRRYWSDQYWNKYPTNKDERIGQRFYGGRHEERNESTKRYYDDKENNEHVASTDKKQSTVENDREKITPAQKRTVDLLTSKTGGAYIPPAKLRMMQAEITDKSGAAYQRISWEALKKSIHGYINKVNTSNIGLITRELLHENIVRGRGLLARSIIQAQAASPTFTPIYAALTAVINSKFPNIGELLLKRLVIQFKRGFRRNDKAQCISSATFVAHLVNQRVAHEILALEILTLLVETPTDDSVEVAIAFLKECGMKLTEVSKKGIEAIFEMLRNILHEGQLDKRVQYMIEVIFQIRKDGFKDHEAVNEELDLVEEDDQFTHLVTLDEATDPQDVLNVFKFDPDYIATEEKYKALSKEILDTDSSGSDGSDGDEEGNSSDEEDSNVTGEAKEDVIVDNTETNLTALRRTIYLTIHSSLDFEECAHKLMKMQLKPGQEIELCHMFLDCCAEMRTYEKFFGLLAGRFCAINKIYVTPFEEIFIDSYDTIHRLDTNKLRNVSKFFAHLLFTDSISWEVLSCIKLNEEDTTSSSRIFIKILFQELSEYMGLSKLNQRVKDVTLQGAFEGLFPRDDPKNTRFAINFFTSIGLGGLTDELREHLKSRPKPAIVPEFVEDKKESSSSSSSSSSSSESSSSSSSSSSSSETVLLNPTTIGRRNLQKKKPKKRR from the exons ATGTCCGAGAACACGACGAAAGCGAAACCTGACAAGAGGTCTTCGCCATCGATAAACAGTGACGATGAAACTGAGCACGATAAACGCTCGAGAAGAAATAAACGTAGGAATGATGGATCAGACTGTGAAGATAAAAGTGATCATCACAGTAGACGAAAGGAGAGAAGTGATTCTAAATACTACAGGAGCAACGACAGTAGCAGAAATGGAAGAGATAGAGACAGAAGGCGACACAGGAATGACAGAGAACGAACTCGTCGAAGTAAAGATGATAGGCAAGCAGCCAAAGATGAGAATGATAGATCGTATCGAAAGAGTCATCACTTGAATGACGATGGTTCACCGCGGAGATATTGGAGCGATCAGTACTGGAACAAGTATCCGACCAATAAAGACGAAAGAATCGGACAGCGTTTCTACGGCGGTCGTCACGAAGAGAGGAATGAATCGACCAAACGTTATTACgacgataaagaaaataacgaGCATGTCGCGTCTACTGATAAGAAACAGTCGACGGTAGAAAATGACCGAGAAAAGATTACACCAGCGCAAAAGCGAACGGTGGATCTTCTGACGTCGAAAACTGGTGGTGCTTACATTCCACCAGCCAAACTCCGCATGATGCAGGCGGAAATCACTGACAAATCGGGAGCTGCGTACCAACGAATATCTTGGGAAGCCTTAAAAAAGTCCATTCATGGGTACATTAATAAAGTCAACACCAGCAACATCGGATTAATCACTAGAGAATTGTTACACGAAAACATTGTCAGAGGTCGAGGCCTGTTGGCGAGATCAATTATTCAGGCTCAAGCCGCCTCCCCTACTTTCACACCAATCTATGCAGCACTGACTGCTGTGATCAATTCAAAA TTCCCTAATATTGGTGAGTTGTTGCTCAAGCGTCTAGTCATACAGTTCAAGCGTGGATTTCGCCGTAACGATAAAGCTCAATGCATTTCATCGGCCACGTTTGTTGCCCATTTGGTAAACCAGCGTGTTGCCCATGAAATCTTAGCTTTGGAAATACTAACTTTACTGGTAGAGACGCCAACTGATGACTCCGTCGAAGTTGCCATCGCATTTTTGAAAGAATGTGGCATGAAACTCACCGAGGTTTCCAAGAAAGGGATTGAGGCAATATTCGAAATGCTTCGCAACATCTTACATGAGGGGCAGCTGGACAAAAGA GTTCAATATATGATAGAAGTTATATTCCAAATTAGAAAAGATGGATTTAAAGATCACGAGGCTGTGAATGAAGAGCTTGACCTCGTTGAAGAGGATGATCAGTTTACTCACCTTGTTACTTTAGATGAAGCAACTGACCCTCAAGATGTACTGA aTGTTTTCAAGTTCGATCCGGACTACATTGCAacggaagaaaaatacaaagcaTTGAGCAAAGAGATTCTTGATACTGACAGTAGCGGTTCAGATGGTTCTGATGGTGATGAAGAAGGCAACTCTTCTGACGAGGAAGATAGTAATGTCACAG GAGAAGCAAAGGAAGATGTTATAGTCGACAACACGGAAACCAATTTAACAGCGTTGCGCAGAACGATTTATTTAACTATTCATTCTTCTCTTGACTTTGAAGAATGTGCGCATAAATTGATGAAGATGCAACTGAAGCCTGGGCAAGAAATTGAACTATGTCACATGTTCCTGGACTGTTGTGCAGAGATGAGGACGTACGAGAAATTCTTTGGTCTCTTAGCTGGG CGATTTTGCGCGATTAACAAAATCTACGTGACGccgtttgaagaaattttcatagaTTCGTATGATACGATACATCGCTTGGATACCAACAAACTACGTAACGTGTCGAAGTTCTTTGCTCATTTGTTGTTCACCGATTCTATTTCTTGGGAGGTTCTAtcttgtataaaattaaatgaagAAGATACTACTAGCTCTAGTCGTatcttcataaaaattttattccaagaaTTATCCGAGTATATGGGACTTTCGAAATTAAATCAGCGTGTGAAAGATGT GACTTTGCAAGGAGCCTTCGAGGGTTTATTTCCACGAGATGATCCAAAGAATACAAGATTtgctatcaattttttcacttccatTGGTCTGGGTGGTCTTAC GGATGAACTACGAGAACACTTGAAATCGCGTCCAAAGCCAGCCATAGTGCCAGAATTTGTCGAAGACAAAAAAGAGTCGTCTAGTTCCAGCAGTTCATCTTCATCTAGTTCCGAATCATCGTCGAgttcatcgtcatcgtcatcctcATCCGAGACC GTTCTTCTGAATCCGACGACCATCGGAAGAAGAAAtctgcaaaagaaaaaacccaaaaaaagaagatga
- the LOC124404280 gene encoding EF-hand domain-containing family member B-like, with product MAVKISAMQYEDVRKQIGHYPKMDYHPEIRPAGTVILEGGLENCFKDYKLQDSIDALKSSLHITDKREDNSFNQQLLIGTADLGTDAGVKSCLEMTLRTPFQSLICELRDTAMNSYWKKEVGKTSGQKSNLPNSVDPVTTTFGKRTESNGTAAELVNPRKTAAEVISASRIGHRLYRKTHNDYDPSEQVNREYVEPFNKNHEYGKKTKTDKEGGQVKRSIRWFKQDVASIVSNLQADFFKRTQAPLGRSVCHTPEPY from the exons ATGGCAGTAAAAATATCAGCGATGCAGTACGAAGACGTGCGAAAGCAGATCGGACACTATCCCAAGATGGATTACCATCCAGAGATAAGGCCT GCTGGAACTGTGATTTTGGAAGGCGGATTGGAAAACTGTTTCAAAGATTACAAACTCCAAGACAGTATAGATGCATTGAAATCTTCATTGCATATTACTGATAAACGAGAAGACAATAGCTTTAATCAGCAATTACTGATTGGTACTGCTGATCTTGGGACTGACGCTGGA GTCAAATCCTGTTTGGAAATGACTTTGCGGACACCGTTTCAATCGCTAATCTGTGAGCTAAGAGACACGGCTATGAACAGTTACTGGAAAAAAGAAGTTGGTAAAACTTCAggccaaaaatcgaatttgCCAAACAGTGTTGATCCTGTTACAACAACTTTTGGAAAACGCACCGAGTCCA ATGGCACAGCAGCAGAATTGGTAAATCCCCGAAAAACTGCAGCCGAAGTTATTTCAGCTTCTCGCATTGGCCATCGACTTTATAGGAAAACTCACAATGATTATGATCCGTCTGAACAAGTCAATCGAGA ATATGTCGAGCCATTCAACAAAAATCACGAGTATggcaagaaaacaaaaactgatAAAGAGGGTGGTCAAGTTAAGCGGTCTATAAGGTGGTTCAAGCAAGATGTTGCATCAATCGTTAGCAACCTCCAAGCAGATTTTTTCAAGAGGACTCAAGCTCCTCTTGGTCGTTCAGTGTGCCACACACCTGAGCCATACTAA
- the LOC124404283 gene encoding ras-related protein Rab-5C isoform X2, which produces MASRSTAQRPNGSTQGKICQFKLVLLGESAVGKSSLVLRFVKGQFHEYQESTIGAAFLTQTVCLDDTTVKFEIWDTAGQERYHSLAPMYYRGAQAAIVVYDITNQDTFVRATTWVKELQRQASPNIVIALAGNKSDLGNKRVVEFDEAQTYADENGLLFMETSAKTAMNVNDIFLAIAKKLPKNEQTGNAGTSGQGRRLVEVEGQKTTTSNCCK; this is translated from the exons ATGGCTAGCCGGAGTACGGCCCAAAGGCCAAACGGTTCCACGCAAGGAAAAATTTGTCAGTTTAAGTTGGTGTTACTTGGAGAATCTGCGGTAGGCAAATCTAGTCTGGTACTGAGGTTTGTTAAGGGTCAGTTCCATGAATATCAAGAAAGTACGATAGGAG CTGCTTTTCTAACACAGACCGTATGTTTGGATGATACGACtgtaaagtttgaaatttgggaCACAGCTGGACAGGAACGCTATCATAGTCTTGCTCCAATGTATTATCGCGGAGCACAGGCAGCTATTGTTGTTTACGATATAACAAATCAG GATACATTCGTACGTGCTACAACGTGGGTGAAGGAACTTCAACGGCAAGCGAGCCCGAATATAGTTATAGCACTCGCAGGTAACAAGTCGGATCTGGGTAACAAAAGAGTCGTCGAGTTCGACGAGGCCCAGACTTACGCAGATGAAAACGGCCTCCTGTTCATGGAGACGTCTGCAAAAACGGCCATGAATGTCAACGATATATTCTTAGCTAtcg ctaAGAAGCTTCCAAAGAATGAACAAACCGGTAATGCAGGCACCAGTGGACAAGGCCGTCGATTAGTTGAAGTAGAAGGACAAAAGACGACCACTAGCAACTGCTGCAAGTGA
- the LOC124404279 gene encoding cyclin-Y-like protein 1: protein MGNKNSCCVYASPQTGRKELGRDCGGRGLEEHLPEGEISANNLQHISEREPEDWDSDPSLHPCAGTIFMERSKQAIENGMVRKKSQHQIADTRTLKKSSSCSTIYLDDSTVSQPNLKNTVKCVALAIYYHIKNRTSQRQIDIFDEKLHPLTRDGVSEDYHRHNPEHKQIYKFIRTLFNAAQLTAECAIITLVYLERLLTYAEVDITPANWKRIALGAILLSSKVWDDQAVWNVDYCQILKDITVEDMNELERQFLEMLQFNINVPSSVYAKYYFDLRTLAEANELTFPSEPLSKEKAQKLEAMSRVYEDKVTAEVLRKGIKKWSSLDNVCIGGPRRSIAILS from the exons ATGGGCAACAAGAATAGTTGCTGTGTTTACGCAAGCCCTCAAACAGGGCGGAAAGAATTAGGGCGCGACTGTGGAGGCCGAGGGCTAGAGGAACACCTTCCAGAAGGTGAAATCAGCGCGAATAACTTGCAACATATAAGCGAGCGCGAGCCAGAAGATTGGGATTCAGACCCGTCGCTACACCCATGTGCAGGCACAATTTTCATGGAGCGTTCTAAGCAGGCAATCGAAA ATGGAATGGTTAGGAAAAAAAGTCAGCACCAAATTGCTGACACAAGGACGTTGAAGAAAAGCAGCAGTTGTAGTACCATCTATCTTGACGATAGTACCGTGTCTCAACCCAATCTCAAAAATACAGTTAAATGTGTTGCGTTAGCTATATATTATCACATCAAGAATCGAACGTCGCAACGTCAGATCGACATATTCGACGAAAAACTTCATCCACTTACG AGAGATGGTGTTTCTGAAGATTATCACAGACATAATCCAGAGCATAAACAAATATACAAGTTTATTAGAACATTGTTTAATGCCGCTCAGCTCACAGCTGAATGTGCTATTATAACACTAGTTTATCTAGAACGGCTTCTCACTTATGCCGAAGTTGACATAACTCCTGCTAACTGGAAGCGAATTGCACTTGGTGCCATACTTTTATCTTCCAAGGTGTGGGATGATCAGGCAGTGTGGAACGTTGACTATTGTCAAATTCTTAAAGATATCACCGTGGAAGATAT GAACGAATTGGAAAGGCAGTTTCTGGAAATGCTACAATTTAATATAAATGTCCCTTCGAGCGTGTACGCAAAATACTACTTCGACCTCCGCACGCTTGCAGAGGCCAACGAACTAACATTCCCTAGCGAACCGCTTAGCAAAGAGAAGGCACAAAAGCTTGAGGCAATGTCCAGGGTATACGAAGACAAAGTAACGGCAGAAGTATTGCGCAAGggtattaaaaaatggtcCAGTTTGGACAACGTATGTATAGGTGGACCGAGACGTAGCATCGCCATCCTTTCTTAA